The following are encoded in a window of Clarias gariepinus isolate MV-2021 ecotype Netherlands chromosome 8, CGAR_prim_01v2, whole genome shotgun sequence genomic DNA:
- the pcnx2 gene encoding pecanex-like protein 1: MGSQVLQTLRQGVWASLTGGWYHDPEQNQFNNSCHLYLWLFLLMLPLSLHLALPPTSLALSIYCISVTAFFILIKMVNYRLHLMFDEGEAVPRNSVSDISKGAEKKSNASDTCRPPSLRKSSTVPDSVAMAVLSRNRQSPVIQVRVKQIETDPGLIGECSKRDSKTTEGQDEVSSQKKCKDRTEAEDAFSPNTDQSAPLLQSEQRQPNQEDTADEGLPPSTISEEERILEEAEEETPPLPDPIKTGSQSSEVKESEEEEKPEETYCSDEISVVLVDNSGLSTRLDENDTVKIVITMSCDPQTAAELEESVRLSLLESAQSRLAQQDQMDDSPVKIPVITFDSPREDEESCIKNDKEGRSNPIKLPTQELSMAHESQDSNEPVRSRSAQQEALSIEHEVENPSPNTNNSSSGIDVRSHLDESDHSELKSDTDGFLQIPSGFGRFGGGGRMHSRGLSIDSGRDAVLIGHRAKSKQQTMTSSKSDLEDKEGQLPNESNFVEFVSMLESISSTRSGGGKLTEEEQKEELKTKPDEENTVMVKNLESTNEPEQQGPANPPNSLATETLHSLPEKRIPIVSPDSPQTDKERDPDYDSLPSQTSQSESSMLQVICRPEATSKEEAYTFHTVHRDRPRKLYNERALNLPLGAELITGNICDLLSTSSNSECQDGLVGGHPDCPFQRRIIPAHRLRPRRTHPEIFQEEDSLDDSSDTTTEEKPSRKLYYKLKVFPGKWINILYDRLTLIALLDRNRNWKENAAAVVLAFLVAFLGFVLLNHGCFKDFWVFQFCLVMASCQYSLLKSVQPDAASPTHGHNQIIAYSRAAYFCMLCGLIWILELKLKRSDLPVFTLYGITVVMSDTLRFVQDVLIGFTYCFPITFLLGLFPQINTFVIYFLEQIDMHFFGGTAATGLHSAIYCIGRSLLVLTLLYGFCLGALKEPWNEQHIPALFSGFCALLVALSYHLSRQGSDPSVLFALFKSKFMPALGEGEVKEESSENEDPLPKKLQDSVREILISDLAVCTMASVLTFAVTASTVFLSLRPFVTIVLYALAATVGFVTHYLIPQLRKHHPWLWLSHPVLKSKEYSQFEPTEDAQLMWFERLYVGLLSFEKYVVYPAIVLSALTNDGFNLSHRKKLGIHCDVLLMTVAGMKLLRSSFCNPSYQFLTLIFTIVFFEFDCSKASETFLLNFFLMSIVFHKLWDLLHKLHFVLIYIAPWQIAWGSAFHAFAQPFAVPHSAMLLVQTLITTVFYTPLSPFLGSAIFITSYPRPVKFWERNYNTKRIDNSNSRLMSQIEKDTGCDDNNLNSIFYEYLTRSLQHSLCGDLLLGRWGTYSTGDCFILASDYLNALIHLIEVGNGLVTFQLRGLEFRGTYCQQREVEAITEGVEEDEGCCCCEPGHLAHVLSCNAAFNLRWLAWELTTTKYVLQSYSISENNAATMLQLYDLRKLLITYYLKSIIYYLVINPKLQTWLKEQSFQEALQPYSKWHHIERDPVVFSVKIDEDYVHCLQGVTRASYCNVYLEWIQYCAGKMEQPVDCDEDSLLVTLCFALSVLGRRSLGTASHNMSNSLESFLYGFSTLFKGDFRVATKDEWVFADMDLLQKVVAPAVRMSLKLHQDHFTSLEESEEPAVLYEAIGAYRSSLVICDEGDPAWRKAVLSGKDTLLTLRHTLDDGNDEYKIIMLYKRYLSFKVIKINKECVRGLWAGQQQELIFLRNRNPERGSIQNSKQALRNMINSSCDQPLGYPMFVSALTTSYAGTHKHTGSIWGGTLSLQGIRTWLCSRWLRVRKDNLTSCNSGVNMEDVDCAVSSNSHTHNSVTSQSTSTHQPHPRSSRARHHSTGRREYRSGSVQPQCQRAPVTSRSGPILDLQQGPGSNGVVQRLSNSQLSFNTSSIASAFSQVPRVSAAGAVHSAQPRCSQGSSSSSTLSLLFGKRSFSSGLVISGLSAAEGGNSTDTQSSSSVNIITPGPSVRQTHSQWTSEREAYESIDATSTVTSGPKDNAASGEKSQEGTSSGSGSALQNSEQKST, translated from the exons GCTCTCCCACCCACCAGCCTGGCCCTGAGTATTTACTGCATCTCAGTAACTGCCTTCTTCATCCTCATTAAAATGGTGAACTATCGCCTTCACCTAATGTTCGATGAAGGTGAAGCTGTACCCCGGAACAGTGTTTCTGACATCAGCAAAGGTGCAGAAAAAAAGAGTAACGCCTCAGACACCTGTCGTCCGCCCAGCCTGAG GAAGAGCAGCACAGTACCTGATAGTGTTGCCATGGCAGTATTGTCTCGAAACAGGCAAAGTCCAGTAATCCAGGTCAGAGTAAAACAGATTGAAACAGACCCTGGTCTAATTGGG GAGTGCTCAAAAAGGGACTCAAAGACCACAGAAG GCCAGGATGAAGTCTCCTCTCAGAAGAAGTGTAAGGACAGAACTGAAGCTGAAGATGCATTCAGTCCCAATACTGATCAATCAGCCCCACTCTTACAGTCAGAGCAGAGACAACCAAACCAAGAGGACACAGCTGATGAAGGCCTGCCCCCTTCTACCATCAGTGAAGAGGAGAGGATCCTAGAAGAAGCTGAGGAAGAGACACCACCACTTCCAGACCCCATCAAGACTGGAAGCCAGTCATCAGAGGTGAAAGAGTCTGAGGAGGAAGAAAAGCCTGAGGAGACTTATTGCTCGGATGAAATCTCAGTCGTACTAGTTGATAACTCTGGTTTATCAACTCGCCTGGATGAGAATGATACGGTGAAGATCGTCATCACAATGAGCTGTGACCCTCAGACAGCGGCCGAGCTCGAGGAATCGGTCAGGCTCAGTCTCCTGGAGTCGGCTCAATCCCGACTTGCTCAGCAAGACCAGATGGACGATTCTCCTGTCAAAATCCCAGTCATTACCTTTGATTCACCTCGAGAGGATGAAGAAAGCtgtattaaaaatgataaagaagGGAGGTCAAATCCTATTAAATTACCTACCCAGGAACTGTCCATGGCTCATGAAAGTCAAGATTCCAATGAGCCAGTTAGGTCCAGGTCTGCCCAACAGGAAGCACTGTCTATTGAACATGAGGTTGAGAATCCCAGTCCAAATACCAATAACAGCTCCTCAGGCATTGATGTGCGCTCCCATCTGGATGAGAGCGATCACAGTGAGCTGAAGTCAGACACTGATGGATTCCTGCAGATCCCGTCTGGATTTGGGAGGTTCGGTGGAGGAGGAAGGATGCATTCAAGAGGACTTAGCATTGACAGCGGAAGGGACGCTGTCCTGATTGGCCACCGAGCCAAATCCAAGCAGCAGACCATGACCTCATCTAAGTCGGACTTGGAGGACAAAGAAGGCCAGTTGCCAAACGAGTCCAACTTCGTGGAGTTTGTTTCAATGTTGGAGTCTATCAGCAGTACCAGGAGTGGGGGAGGGAAGCTGACAGAGGAGGAGCAGAAGGAGGAGCTGAAGACTAAACCAGATG AGGAGAACACAGTGATGGTGAAGAACTTAGAAAGCACTAATGAGCCTGAACAGCAAGGTCCTGCGAACCCTCCGAACAGTCTGGCTACAGAGACACTGCACAGCCTTCCAGAGAAACGGATTCCCATCGTCTCTCCTGACAG TCCTCAGACAGATAAGGAGAGGGATCCGGACTACGACTCCTTGCCCTCTCAGACCTCTCAATCAGAGAGCTCAATGCTGCAGGTCATCTGTAGACCAGAAGCAACATCCAAAGAGGAGGCCTACACCTTCCACACAGTGCACA GGGACAGACCTCGAAAGCTGTATAATGAGAGAGCGTTAAATTTACCTCTTGGAGCTGAACTCATCACAGGCAACATATG CGATCTCCTTTCCACGTCCTCCAACTCGGAGTGCCAGGATGGGTTAGTGGGTGGGCATCCAGATTGTCCGTTTCAGCGTCGCATCATTCCAGCTCATCGGCTTCGGCCCAGGAGAACACACCCTGAGATCTTCCAG GAGGAGGATTCCCTTGACGACTCCTCAGACACGACTACTGAGGAAAAACCGTCCCGGAAACTCTACTACAAGCTGAAAGTTTTTCCTGGGAAATGGATCAACATCCTGTACGATCGGCTCACCTTAATCGCGCTGCTGGACAG GAATCGTAACTGGAAGGAGAACGCAGCTGCCGTGGTCTTGGCGTTCCTGGTTGCTTTTCTGGGTTTTGTGCTCCTGAACCATGGTTGCTTTAAGGACTTTTGGGTTTTCCAGTTTTGTCTCGTCATGGCCAGCTGTCAGTACTCCTTATTAAAG AGCGTCCAGCCAGACGCAGCATCACCTACTCAT GGACATAACCAAATCATTGCGTACAGTCGAGCTGCATATTTCTGCATGCTCTGTGGCCTAATTTGGATTCTGGAGTTGAAGCTGAAAAGATCAGACCTTCCTGTTTTCACCTTATACGGCATTACAGTTGTAATGTCCGATACGCTTCGGTTTGTACAAGATGTTTTAATAG GATTTACATACTGCTTTCCCATAACCTTCCTGCTTGGCCTCTTCCCACAAATCAACACATTTGTTATTTACTTTCTTGAGCAAATTGATATGCACTTCTTTGGTGGAACAG CTGCAACTGGACTCCACTCAGCCATCTACTGTATAGGAAGGAGTCTGTTGGTGTTAACATTACTGTACGGATTCTGTCTCGGTGCACTCAAG GAACCATGGAACGAGCAGCACATCCCAGCCCTGTTCTCTGGGTTTTGTGCTCTGCTGGTAGCCCTGTCCTATCATCTCAGTCGACAAGGCAGTGACCCCTCTGTACTCTT CGCGCTGTTCAAGTCTAAGTTCATGCCAGCGTTGGGGGAAGGTGAGGTGAAGGAAGAGTCCTCTGAGAACGAAGATCCTCTTCCAAAAAAGCTCCAGGATTCAGTG AGAGAAATACTGATCTCAGATCTGGCTGTGTGCACGATGGCTTCAGTTTTGACTTTTGCTGTTACTGCCAGTACTGTCTTCTTGTCTTTAAGG CCCTTTGTCACCATAGTGTTGTATGCCCTGGCAGCAACTGTGGGCTTCGTCACCCACTATCTCATCCCTCAGTTACGCAAACATCATCCCTGGTTATGGCTCTCACATCCAGTGCTTAAGAGTAAGGAGTACTCCCAGTTTGAACCCACGG AGGACGCTCAGTTGATGTGGTTCGAGCGGCTCTATGTAGGGCTCTTGAGCTTTGAGAAGTATGTTGTGTACCCTGCCATTGTCCTCAGTGCCCTTACCAATGATGGCTTTAACCTCAGCCACCGGAAAAAGCTGGGTATACA CTGTGATGTCTTATTGATGACAGTTGCTGGGATGAAGCTTCTGCGCTCGTCCTTCTGCAACCCCAGCTACCAGTTCCTCACGCTAATCTTCACCATCGTTTTCTTCGAGTTCGACTGCAGCAAGGCTTCTGAGACCTTCCTGCTCAACTTCTTCCTCATGTCCATAGTCTTCCACAAG CTCTGGGATCTCCTGCACAAGCTGCACTTTGTTCTAATCTACATCGCTCCCTGGCAGATAGCATGGGGCAGCGCCTTTCACGCCTTCGCCCAGCCGTTCGCCGTGCCAC ATTCTGCCATGCTCCTGGTGCAGACGTTAATAACCACTGTCTTTTACACTCCACTGAGCCCGTTTCTGGGCAGTGCCATTTTCATCACATCCTACCCACGTCCTGTCAAGTTTTGGGAGAGAAACTACAA CACAAAACGTATTGACAACTCCAACAGCAGACTGATGTCTCAGATTGAAAAGGATACCG GTTGTGATGATAACAACCTGAACTCAATCTTCTATGAGTACCTGACACGTTCACTGCAGCACTCTTTGTGCGGGGATCTGCTGCTCGGCCGCTGGGGGACCTACAGTACAGGCGACTGCTTCATACTGGCCTCTGATTACCTCAATGCTCTCATACACCTCATCGAGGTTGGCAACGGCCTCGTCACCTTCCAGTTGAGGGGTCTTGAGTTCAGGG GTACATATTGTCAGCAGCGTGAGGTGGAGGCCATTACTGAGGGTGTGGAGGAAGACGAGGGCTGTTGCTGCTGCGAGCCGGGTCACCTGGCTCACGTTCTCTCATGTAACGCTGCATTTAATCTGCGCTGGCTCGCCTGGGAGCTCACCACTACCAAATACGTGCTTCAGAGCTACAGCATCAGTGAGAACAACGCGGCCACCATGCTGCAGCTTTATGACCTGCGCAAACTGCTCATCACCTACTACCTCAAG AGTATCATCTACTATCTGGTGATCAACCCCAAGCTCCAAACGTGGCTCAAGGAGCAGTCGTTCCAGGAGGCTCTGCAGCCCTACAGTAAATGGCACCATATAGAGAGAGACCCAGTGGTGTTCAGCGTTAAGATTGACGAGGACTATGTCCACTGCCTGCAAGGGGTCACCAGGGCCAGCTACTGCAATGTCTATCTGGAGTGGATCCAATATTGTGCCGGCAAAATGGAGCAA CCGGTGGACTGTGATGAGGATTCTCTCCTGGTCACATTGTGTTTTGCTCTGTCAGTCCTGGGCAGGAGGTCTCTAGGCACGGCGTCACATAACATGTCCAACAG ttTAGAGTCCTTCTTATACGGCTTCAGCACCTTGTTTAAAGGAGACTTCCGCGTTGCCACAAAGGACGAGTGGGTCTTCGCTGACATGGATCTGCTCCAGAAGGTGGTTGCACCGGCGGTTAGAATGAGCCTTAAACTTCACCAG GACCACTTCACAAGTCTTGAGGAGAGCGAGGAGCCGGCTGTGCTGTACGAGGCTATCGGCGCATACCGGAGCTCGCTGGTGATATGTGATGAGGGCGACCCCGCATGGCGTAAGGCCGTGCTGTCGGGCAAAGATACGCTGCTCACGCTACGCCACACACTGGATGATGGCAACGATGAATACAAGATCATTATGCTGTATAAGCGCTACCTCAGCTTTAAAGTCATCAAG ATCAATAAAGAGTGTGTGCGTGGGCTGTGGGCAGGACAACAGCAGGAGCTGATCTTCCTGCGGAACCGTAATCCAGAGCGAGGAAGCATCCAGAACTCCAAGCAGGCGCTGAGGAACATGATCAACTCATCATGTGACCAGCCACTGGGTTACCCCATGTTCGTGTCTGCCCTCACCACCTCGTACGCAGGAACGCACAAGCACACGGGGAGCATCTGGGGTGGCACGCTCAGCCTCCAGGGAATCCGCACATGGCTGTGCTCCCGGTGGCTCCG GGTGAGGAAGGACAACCTGACGAGTTGTAACAGTGGAGTGAACATGGAGGACGTGGACTGCGCTGTGTCCTCCAATAGTCACACTCACAACTCCGTCACATCCCAAAGCACCAGCACACACCAGCCACACCCGCGCAGCTCACGCGCCCGACATCACAGTACAG GACGTCGTGAGTATCGCAGTGGCTCTGTGCAGCCTCAGTGCCAGCGAGCCCCAGTCACGAGTCGCTCAGGGCCGATCCTGGATCTCCAGCAGGGCCCGGGTTCTAACGGTGTCGTGCAGCGCCTCTCCAACAGTCAGCTCTCCTTCAACACCTCCTCTATCGCCTCCGCCTTCTCCCAG GTGCCGCGCGTGTCTGCGGCGGGAGCCGTGCACTCAGCTCAGCCACGCTGCAGTCAGGGCTCCTCCTCCAGCTCCACTCTCAGCCTGCTGTTCGGGAAGCGCAGCTTCTCCAGCGGTCTGGTCATATCCGGCCTCTCTGCCGCTGAGGGAGGAAACAGCACTGACACACAGTCATCCAGCTCCGTCAACATCATTACCCCGGGGCCATCAGTACGCCAGACTCACTCACAG TGGACATCTGAAAGAGAGGCATATGAGAGCATAGACGCCACGTCCACTGTGACTTCAGGTCCAAAAGACAACGCAGCATCAGGAGAGAAGAGCCAGGAAGGGACAAGCTCAGGCTCAGGCTCAGCCTTGCAGAACTCAGAGCAGAAGAGCACCTGA